Proteins encoded within one genomic window of Thermodesulfobacteriota bacterium:
- a CDS encoding replication-associated recombination protein A, translated as MAKKFTGGEGEQPLFKPPPGSSPLAERMRPGTFEEFTGQRHLVGESGVIRKMLERHSIRSMILWGPPGSGKTTLARLLATRLNADFVQINAISSGVKDLREIIDAAEKSRSIGRRTVLFIDEIHRFNKSQQAALLKSVESGTLVLIGATTENPSFEVISPLLSRSSVYVLEALTREDLETLLDRALEEDEIIKGTLVTPEAREELVTQSGGDARVMLNTLEVAYDISDFGDEGAEITRDVVREAYQTHHYRYDRAGDEHYNTISAFIKSVRGSDPDAAVYYLARMLEAGEDPKFIARRLIVLASEDVGNAEPYALTLATAAFTAVDYVGMPEASLILAQAATYLSSCPKSNASYMAIQGAFSEVRRRPGVAIPMHLRNAPTKLMKDIGYGKDYKYSHDAPGHFVEQNFLPDELKDAVFYEPTDIGREAALRKYLESKWKKRRGRD; from the coding sequence ATGGCTAAAAAATTTACGGGCGGGGAGGGGGAGCAGCCGCTCTTCAAGCCCCCTCCGGGCTCTTCGCCGCTCGCCGAGAGGATGCGCCCCGGGACTTTCGAGGAGTTCACCGGGCAGAGGCACCTCGTCGGGGAGAGCGGGGTCATACGGAAGATGCTGGAGCGGCACAGCATACGCTCGATGATCCTCTGGGGCCCGCCGGGCTCGGGGAAGACTACGCTCGCGCGTCTTTTGGCGACGAGGCTAAACGCCGACTTCGTCCAGATAAACGCCATATCGTCCGGCGTCAAGGACCTCCGTGAGATCATAGACGCCGCCGAGAAGTCGCGCAGTATCGGCAGGCGGACGGTGCTGTTCATAGACGAGATACACCGCTTCAACAAGTCGCAGCAGGCTGCCCTCCTGAAAAGCGTCGAGAGCGGGACGCTCGTTCTTATAGGAGCGACGACGGAGAACCCGTCGTTCGAGGTGATATCGCCGCTCCTTTCGCGCTCGAGCGTGTACGTCCTCGAAGCACTGACGCGGGAGGACCTCGAAACGCTCCTCGACCGGGCGCTCGAAGAGGACGAGATAATAAAGGGGACGCTGGTAACGCCGGAGGCGAGGGAGGAGCTCGTCACGCAGAGCGGCGGGGACGCGCGCGTCATGCTGAATACGCTCGAGGTCGCGTACGACATAAGCGACTTCGGGGACGAAGGGGCCGAGATCACGCGGGACGTCGTGAGGGAGGCGTATCAGACCCATCACTACAGGTACGACAGGGCGGGGGACGAGCACTATAACACCATCTCGGCGTTCATAAAGAGCGTCAGGGGGAGCGACCCGGACGCGGCCGTTTATTACCTGGCCCGCATGCTGGAAGCCGGGGAGGACCCGAAGTTCATAGCGAGGAGGCTCATTGTGCTGGCCTCGGAGGACGTAGGGAACGCCGAGCCTTACGCGCTTACGCTGGCGACGGCGGCGTTCACGGCGGTGGATTACGTGGGCATGCCGGAGGCGAGCCTGATACTCGCGCAGGCGGCGACGTATCTTTCTAGCTGCCCGAAGAGTAACGCTTCGTACATGGCGATTCAAGGCGCGTTTTCGGAGGTGAGGAGAAGGCCCGGCGTCGCGATACCCATGCACCTCCGGAACGCCCCGACGAAGCTGATGAAGGATATCGGGTACGGGAAGGACTACAAATATTCGCACGACGCGCCCGGCCATTTCGTGGAGCAGAATTTCCTCCCGGACGAGCTGAAGGACGCCGTGTTCTACGAGCCCACGGACATCGGGCGCGAGGCAGCCCTCAGAAAATACCTGGAAAGCAAGTGGAAGAAGCGCCGGGGCAGGGACTGA
- the gloA gene encoding lactoylglutathione lyase, giving the protein MRFLHTMIRVGDLDKSIKFYTEVMGLRLNRRKDYPDGKFTLAFLGTEDQPEILELTHNWDTAGYDLGAGYGHVAFGVEDIYAACEKIAAGGGKVVRPPGPMKHGTTVIAFIEDPDSYKIELIERK; this is encoded by the coding sequence ATGCGTTTTCTCCATACCATGATAAGGGTCGGCGATCTCGACAAATCCATAAAATTTTACACCGAGGTCATGGGGCTCAGGCTCAACCGGAGGAAAGACTATCCGGATGGGAAATTCACCCTCGCCTTCCTCGGCACGGAAGACCAGCCCGAAATACTCGAGCTGACGCACAACTGGGACACCGCCGGCTACGACCTCGGCGCCGGCTACGGCCACGTCGCCTTCGGGGTCGAGGACATATACGCAGCGTGCGAGAAAATAGCCGCCGGCGGCGGCAAGGTCGTCCGCCCGCCCGGGCCGATGAAGCACGGCACCACGGTCATAGCCTTCATAGAAGACCCGGATTCTTACAAAATAGAGCTCATAGAAAGGAAATAA
- a CDS encoding MaoC/PaaZ C-terminal domain-containing protein, with translation MPRIGKAFRELKKGDRFSERITVTEAHVVKAAGLFNDYNALHTNALAMEKARFGKRIVHGALTFSLAVGVYSKYFNDTDISTVEASIKFTAPVFIGDTISMEWTIDELEAKPKLNGGLVAMSCEIKNLEGTLLAAMEAKILAANETIFPLDD, from the coding sequence ATGCCGCGAATAGGCAAAGCGTTCAGGGAGCTGAAAAAGGGAGACAGGTTTTCCGAGAGAATCACGGTCACCGAAGCCCACGTCGTAAAGGCGGCCGGGCTCTTTAACGACTACAACGCCCTTCATACGAACGCGCTGGCGATGGAAAAGGCCCGTTTCGGGAAGAGGATAGTCCACGGCGCGCTCACGTTCAGCCTGGCTGTCGGTGTATACAGCAAATACTTCAACGATACCGACATTTCTACAGTCGAGGCCTCGATCAAATTCACCGCCCCCGTATTTATAGGCGACACCATCTCGATGGAATGGACGATCGACGAGCTCGAAGCCAAGCCCAAGCTGAATGGCGGGCTCGTGGCGATGTCGTGCGAAATCAAAAACCTCGAAGGGACGCTGCTGGCCGCCATGGAGGCGAAGATACTCGCCGCCAACGAGACTATCTTCCCGCTGGACGACTGA
- the recR gene encoding recombination mediator RecR, with translation MSSTGIPESIARLIGELSKLPGIGEKNATRLAFHIFRYPRENADNLVKAIIDTRTKVVLCDECFSFSSQSPCSICTGVDRDAASLCVVEEPLDMIAIERSGEFRGRYHVLHGLISPIEGIGPDDLKIKELLARLKDGGVKEALLATNPSVEGEATALYLARLIKPLGVEVTRIAHGIPMGGDIEYIDEITLGKAIRDRRHM, from the coding sequence ATGTCATCGACCGGTATTCCCGAATCCATAGCGAGGCTCATCGGCGAGCTCTCGAAGCTGCCCGGAATCGGCGAGAAAAACGCGACCAGGCTCGCGTTTCACATATTCAGATATCCGAGGGAGAACGCCGACAACCTCGTAAAGGCCATAATAGACACACGGACGAAGGTCGTCCTTTGTGATGAGTGTTTCAGCTTCTCTTCACAGTCGCCTTGCAGCATATGTACCGGTGTCGACAGGGACGCGGCCTCCCTGTGCGTCGTCGAGGAGCCCCTCGACATGATAGCCATCGAGCGGAGCGGCGAATTCAGGGGGCGCTACCACGTCCTTCACGGCCTCATATCCCCGATAGAAGGCATAGGCCCCGACGATCTCAAGATAAAGGAGCTCCTCGCGAGGCTCAAGGACGGCGGCGTAAAGGAGGCCCTACTCGCCACCAATCCCAGCGTCGAGGGCGAGGCCACCGCCCTCTACCTCGCAAGGCTCATAAAGCCGCTCGGCGTGGAGGTTACGCGTATAGCGCACGGCATCCCGATGGGCGGGGATATCGAGTATATAGACGAAATAACTTTAGGCAAGGCAATCAGGGATAGGCGGCATATGTAA
- a CDS encoding YbaB/EbfC family nucleoid-associated protein — MKFGGGNIKNLMKQASKMKEQMEKLQAEAGEKTVEATSGGGMVTVVAKARGEVISIKIEPEIVNDSDIEMLQDLVTAAVNEALNRGQDVMKEEVARLAGGLGLPPGLI; from the coding sequence ATGAAATTCGGCGGCGGAAATATAAAGAACCTCATGAAGCAGGCCAGCAAGATGAAGGAGCAGATGGAAAAGCTCCAGGCCGAGGCGGGCGAAAAGACTGTCGAGGCGACATCGGGCGGCGGTATGGTCACGGTGGTGGCCAAGGCCAGGGGCGAGGTTATCTCCATAAAGATCGAGCCCGAAATAGTAAACGACAGCGACATCGAGATGCTCCAGGACCTCGTCACCGCGGCAGTGAACGAAGCCCTTAACCGCGGTCAGGACGTCATGAAGGAAGAGGTAGCCAGGCTCGCCGGCGGCCTCGGGCTTCCCCCGGGCCTCATATAA
- the dnaX gene encoding DNA polymerase III subunit gamma/tau — protein MSYLVLARKWRPGTFDDITGQEYITRSLKNAVSTGKTAHALLFSGPRGVGKTSSARILAKALNCKHGPTPDPCSECSFCIEIAEGKSLDVIEIDAASHTGVNDVREIIENIKYLPTSGKYKIYIVDEAHMLSQSAFNALLKTLEEPPPHVVFILATTEVHKVPVTILSRCQRHDFRKVPVEQIRARLTTITTAEGIEVGEETLYTVAREADGSMRDALSLMDQLLATFGSTIAHDDALRILGVLDRNILKSVLRAVIGKDPKAAIEALNLAMEKGIEPKRFAEDLLRGLRHALLIKACGRDAVAELPDEEKREIEETASGESVETLEVLLGQMLEGAEGVQRSFYPQTALEFTLIKLATLERTIPIESIIKRLEGLSAGASSGGARPGPAPYTREPAPGREAPSRPEPERPPEKRPATPSPHGRERETPPQRPTGKTEPSQAGLDGFIQYVKSRNSVIGTYIGRAKEVTLDGGVLTLAFESSLHADRLRNKDRYDSLREYLGEYFTEAPKVEIVEVAHSAEPAKKSARSCREEKKKKIHDDPVIKQAEQILGGRVVSVKPREKE, from the coding sequence ATGTCCTACCTCGTCCTCGCAAGAAAATGGCGGCCCGGAACGTTCGACGATATCACGGGTCAGGAATACATAACCCGCAGCCTGAAGAACGCTGTTTCGACGGGGAAGACCGCCCACGCGCTTTTATTCTCGGGGCCGCGAGGCGTCGGCAAGACGTCCAGCGCGAGGATCCTGGCAAAAGCCCTTAACTGCAAGCACGGCCCTACCCCCGATCCCTGCTCCGAATGCTCGTTCTGCATCGAGATAGCCGAGGGCAAATCGCTCGACGTCATCGAAATAGACGCCGCTTCACACACCGGCGTAAACGACGTCAGGGAAATAATAGAGAACATCAAGTACCTGCCGACATCGGGCAAGTACAAGATTTATATAGTCGACGAGGCCCACATGCTCTCGCAGTCGGCCTTCAACGCACTCTTGAAAACGCTCGAAGAGCCTCCCCCGCACGTCGTCTTCATTCTCGCGACGACCGAGGTCCACAAGGTCCCGGTAACGATTCTCTCCCGCTGCCAGCGTCACGACTTCAGGAAAGTCCCCGTCGAGCAGATAAGGGCGAGGCTCACGACGATAACGACGGCCGAGGGAATAGAGGTCGGCGAAGAGACGCTCTACACCGTCGCCCGCGAGGCCGACGGCAGCATGAGAGACGCCCTCAGCCTCATGGACCAGCTCCTGGCGACGTTCGGCAGCACGATAGCCCACGACGACGCGCTCCGCATTCTCGGGGTCCTCGACAGGAATATACTCAAATCGGTGCTCAGGGCCGTAATCGGGAAGGACCCGAAGGCCGCCATAGAGGCGCTTAACCTCGCCATGGAAAAAGGCATCGAGCCCAAGCGCTTCGCCGAGGATTTACTGAGGGGCCTCAGGCACGCCCTCCTCATAAAGGCCTGCGGCAGGGACGCCGTGGCCGAGCTCCCGGACGAGGAAAAGCGCGAGATCGAAGAGACGGCCTCGGGCGAAAGCGTCGAAACCCTGGAGGTCCTTCTCGGGCAAATGCTCGAAGGCGCCGAGGGCGTGCAGAGGTCTTTCTACCCGCAGACCGCGCTCGAATTCACGCTCATCAAGCTTGCGACGCTGGAAAGAACGATACCGATAGAGAGCATAATAAAGAGGCTCGAAGGCCTCTCGGCGGGCGCTTCTTCGGGCGGAGCGCGTCCCGGGCCCGCCCCTTATACGAGAGAGCCCGCCCCTGGGCGCGAGGCCCCTTCGAGGCCTGAGCCCGAGAGGCCCCCCGAAAAAAGGCCCGCCACGCCCTCCCCCCACGGGCGAGAGAGAGAAACTCCTCCGCAGCGCCCCACAGGAAAGACGGAACCCTCACAGGCCGGCCTCGACGGATTCATACAGTACGTTAAGTCAAGAAACAGCGTAATAGGAACTTACATAGGCAGGGCGAAGGAAGTTACCCTCGACGGAGGCGTTCTGACGCTCGCCTTCGAAAGCTCACTTCACGCCGATCGTTTGAGGAATAAGGACCGGTATGACTCTCTCCGGGAATATCTCGGCGAGTACTTCACCGAAGCGCCGAAAGTAGAGATAGTCGAGGTCGCTCACTCGGCCGAGCCCGCGAAAAAGAGCGCCAGGTCGTGCAGGGAAGAAAAGAAGAAAAAAATCCACGACGACCCCGTCATAAAGCAGGCGGAGCAGATTCTGGGGGGCAGGGTCGTAAGCGTAAAACCAAGGGAAAAGGAGTAG
- a CDS encoding cytochrome c → MRTVYVVLLTVLCLSLGAAVSSAETKGDAAKGKTTFENTCAACHGPGGKGDGPAAAALDPKPKNLTDAELLSKQTDDFIYKVISEGGASVGLSPMMAPWGGVLSEQDIWNVVAFIRQDLCKCQYKK, encoded by the coding sequence ATGAGAACTGTTTACGTTGTGCTCTTGACCGTTCTGTGCCTTTCTCTCGGCGCGGCGGTGAGCAGTGCAGAAACAAAGGGTGATGCAGCTAAGGGTAAGACGACTTTCGAGAATACGTGCGCGGCATGCCACGGGCCCGGGGGCAAGGGCGACGGTCCCGCCGCGGCGGCGCTCGACCCGAAGCCGAAAAACCTGACCGACGCCGAGCTTCTGTCCAAGCAAACCGACGACTTTATATACAAGGTCATCAGCGAGGGCGGCGCTTCCGTAGGTCTTTCCCCGATGATGGCCCCCTGGGGAGGGGTGCTCTCCGAGCAGGATATATGGAACGTCGTGGCATTCATAAGGCAGGATCTCTGCAAGTGCCAGTATAAGAAATAA
- a CDS encoding enoyl-CoA hydratase/isomerase family protein: MRYVGLAVNDGVATITLKRPKVNAINEDMVAELHGAFREAETDGSVRAVILTGSGSFFSFGFDIPGFMDYPKDSFRMFVTAFSELVKYVFGFPKPVIGALNGHAVAGGCVLALACDRRIMVSGKPKIALNELTLGVTIFTSIAEMLRFAIGARSAQQVLYSGKMFSAEEALAIGLVDEAPTAEEFEAAVASAASSFAAISGDAFRTAKNLLKKRVLGRIDREDEFSIRDFVHVWYEEETQKKLAKVEIRD, from the coding sequence ATGAGATATGTCGGTTTAGCCGTGAATGACGGCGTGGCGACGATAACTTTAAAAAGGCCGAAGGTGAACGCCATAAACGAGGATATGGTGGCCGAGCTTCACGGCGCCTTCAGGGAAGCCGAAACGGACGGCTCCGTGCGGGCCGTGATACTTACGGGAAGCGGGAGCTTCTTTTCCTTCGGCTTCGACATACCGGGATTCATGGATTACCCGAAGGATTCGTTCAGGATGTTCGTAACGGCGTTCTCGGAGCTGGTGAAGTATGTCTTCGGCTTTCCGAAGCCGGTGATCGGCGCGCTGAACGGCCACGCGGTAGCCGGAGGGTGCGTACTCGCGCTCGCATGCGACCGGAGGATAATGGTTTCGGGCAAGCCCAAGATAGCACTGAACGAACTTACGCTGGGAGTGACTATTTTCACGAGCATAGCCGAGATGCTGAGGTTCGCCATCGGCGCGAGGAGCGCCCAGCAGGTCCTTTATTCCGGGAAGATGTTCTCGGCCGAAGAGGCCCTGGCCATAGGGCTCGTCGACGAAGCGCCGACGGCGGAGGAATTCGAGGCGGCTGTCGCAAGCGCGGCATCGTCGTTCGCCGCCATTTCGGGAGACGCCTTCCGCACAGCTAAAAACCTCCTTAAAAAGCGCGTTTTGGGCAGGATAGACAGGGAGGACGAATTCTCGATCAGGG